In Actinomadura citrea, a single window of DNA contains:
- a CDS encoding serine/threonine protein kinase, whose translation MPDAAPLEPGDPRALGRYEVIGRLGAGGQGAVFLGRAPGGGYVAVKLLHAQMANDPAARARFTREVAAAQKVEPFCTARVLEADVQGDQPYVVSEFIDGPSLHDVVAHDGPRSAAELERLAIGTVTALAAIHEAGIVHRDFKPNNVMLASDGPRVVDFGIARTVNSQESAVTATGMVVGTPGYLAPEQLTGAPLTPAVDIFAWAATMVFAATGQSPFEADTLPVIINRILNEEPDLSALPAGPLRDLIGRCLSKDAGLRPPAAQLLLNLLGHVGAAPANQGAGQEDLLNQGTRIASQLPPPPPVPPAPRPRPQHQPITPPPMPLHQGGMPGPATPPPQPITPPPMPMYQGGGMPPQTQPRMPMPPGPPGPQYGPPPKQSSSAGPIIAIGCGALALIVILVVVVLAIIGANSDDDPPTPPVYSPPNTYTPSETPTSSTTGGLLGNFTGNGYQPGAGSGHTSFSVKFSLLYSSGVATYTYPSGAQDNCYTRLSLLSGDENSSKVEYRETPMAGMDPKECASGYVTFIPSSGGTSMRWEWRQSQSETSATAYGTVSKA comes from the coding sequence ATGCCGGATGCCGCTCCGCTGGAGCCGGGCGATCCTAGGGCACTCGGACGGTACGAGGTCATCGGACGGTTGGGCGCCGGGGGCCAGGGCGCCGTCTTTTTGGGCAGGGCGCCGGGCGGCGGGTACGTCGCCGTCAAACTGCTGCACGCGCAGATGGCCAACGATCCGGCCGCACGCGCCCGGTTCACCCGCGAGGTCGCGGCGGCGCAGAAGGTCGAGCCCTTCTGCACGGCCCGGGTGCTGGAGGCCGACGTCCAGGGCGACCAGCCCTACGTCGTCAGCGAGTTCATCGACGGTCCGTCCCTGCACGACGTGGTCGCGCACGACGGCCCGCGGAGCGCGGCGGAGCTGGAGCGGCTCGCGATCGGCACGGTGACCGCGCTCGCGGCCATCCACGAGGCCGGGATCGTGCACCGCGACTTCAAGCCGAACAACGTCATGCTGGCCTCCGACGGCCCGCGCGTCGTCGACTTCGGCATCGCGCGGACGGTGAACTCGCAGGAGAGCGCCGTCACCGCGACCGGCATGGTGGTGGGCACGCCCGGCTACCTGGCGCCCGAGCAGCTGACCGGCGCGCCGCTCACCCCGGCGGTGGACATCTTCGCCTGGGCGGCGACCATGGTGTTCGCCGCCACCGGGCAGTCGCCGTTCGAGGCCGACACGCTGCCGGTCATCATCAACCGGATCCTCAACGAGGAGCCCGACCTGTCGGCGCTGCCCGCGGGTCCGCTGCGCGACCTGATCGGACGCTGCCTGTCCAAGGACGCGGGTCTGCGGCCCCCGGCGGCGCAACTGCTGCTGAACCTGCTCGGCCACGTCGGCGCCGCGCCCGCGAACCAGGGCGCCGGGCAGGAGGACCTGCTCAACCAGGGCACCCGGATCGCCTCGCAGCTTCCGCCGCCGCCCCCGGTGCCGCCGGCGCCGCGGCCCCGGCCGCAGCACCAGCCGATCACCCCGCCGCCGATGCCGCTGCACCAGGGCGGGATGCCCGGCCCGGCCACGCCGCCGCCGCAGCCGATCACGCCGCCGCCCATGCCGATGTACCAGGGCGGGGGGATGCCGCCGCAGACGCAGCCGCGGATGCCGATGCCCCCCGGACCGCCCGGTCCGCAGTACGGGCCGCCGCCGAAGCAGTCGAGCTCCGCCGGGCCGATCATCGCGATCGGGTGCGGCGCGCTCGCGCTGATCGTGATCCTGGTGGTCGTGGTGCTCGCCATCATCGGCGCCAACAGCGACGACGACCCGCCGACGCCGCCGGTCTACTCGCCGCCGAACACCTACACGCCGAGCGAGACGCCGACCAGCAGCACCACGGGCGGGCTGCTCGGCAACTTCACCGGCAACGGGTACCAGCCGGGCGCCGGATCCGGCCACACCTCCTTCAGCGTCAAGTTCTCCCTGCTGTACTCCAGCGGCGTCGCGACGTACACCTATCCGTCCGGTGCCCAGGACAACTGCTACACCCGGCTGTCGCTGCTGTCCGGCGACGAGAACAGCTCGAAGGTCGAGTACCGGGAGACGCCGATGGCGGGGATGGACCCGAAGGAGTGCGCGTCCGGGTACGTCACGTTCATCCCGTCCTCCGGCGGCACCTCGATGCGGTGGGAGTGGCGCCAGAGCCAGTCCGAGACGAGCGCGACCGCCTACGGGACCGTGTCCAAGGCATGA
- a CDS encoding ABC transporter substrate-binding protein — translation MTEVAPLRKGDPSRLGAYRLTGLLGEGGQGAVYLGEDEPGHRVAVKLLHARFSGDPKARSRFAAEVAVAKRVSAFCTARVLDSDVEGDRPYIVSEYIDGPALSRVLAQDGPRRGADLDRLAIGTMTALAAIHQAGVVHRDFKPANVLLAPDGPRVIDFGIARALDATGTMSSTAVGTPAYMAPEQISGARVGPPADVFAWGATMAYAASGRPAFGQDSIPAVMHRILNLPPELGDLPEPLRGIVANCLSKDPALRPASQMVLAHLLALAGSLPQPGAQQNDALMLTQGAQTAATESARLRTQTPQPFQAGPPVPQTPPYTPPHTSPHTPPHAPPPMPGAGWPSPAPPPNGDTPATWPSVSAPGVDFTKPSGGGKGPRIGVLASVGGAALAVLVLASGVAWVQLRGDGDHGSTATRGRVGGTLPIAMSTPTATDGGFDPSRALGGTERFLSKQLFTGLTEVGADGTARPRLATAITPDAECRTWTISLKYGTTFTNGEAVDAHAFARGWARSAADKTGPASYLMTDIEGYSSVSGSGTGLLSGVTVVSGTALEVELTSPNCDFAARLSEPAFMPVPEEAGKVDNAAFNTRPIGNGPFKLQDYRKGASVSLVRNDRWAFGKTRLDGVTVTLTDDSAKGRAAYTAGQTDWYAVGTENLASTPRTGLVSHPAPFTRMLVPITARGPMKSKEARQAVSYALDRSKLSLALGGFHEPAHGIVPVPVPGFGGRGVCPSCDATDPEKAKMLATQAGLGTDTPVRLYYRQSPVDQSLATVVSSQLKSALGLEVEMKSYPVSEFTKYRDDVMSKDSSGLAFLPYGPDYPGAYTMLWPLLGGGEASDTGFYNLGKWRNDTFDQTVSRALRTTAPDDRTGLFRQAEKVALDDMALIPLLNDTRVAMVRPGRYVGLEPDYDGDPTVATAALK, via the coding sequence ATGACCGAGGTCGCCCCCCTCCGCAAGGGCGACCCCTCCCGGCTCGGCGCGTACCGGCTGACCGGCCTCCTCGGCGAGGGCGGGCAGGGCGCCGTCTACCTCGGGGAGGACGAACCGGGCCACCGGGTCGCCGTGAAGCTGCTGCACGCGCGCTTCAGCGGCGACCCGAAGGCCCGCTCGCGGTTCGCGGCCGAGGTCGCGGTCGCCAAGCGGGTGTCGGCGTTCTGCACGGCCCGCGTCCTGGACTCCGACGTCGAGGGCGACCGCCCCTACATCGTCAGCGAGTACATCGACGGGCCGGCGCTGTCGCGGGTCCTGGCGCAGGACGGTCCGCGGCGCGGCGCCGACCTGGACCGGCTGGCGATCGGGACGATGACGGCGCTCGCCGCGATCCACCAGGCGGGGGTCGTGCACCGCGACTTCAAGCCCGCCAACGTCCTGCTCGCGCCGGACGGCCCGCGGGTGATCGACTTCGGTATCGCGCGGGCGCTGGACGCCACCGGGACCATGTCGAGCACGGCGGTCGGCACCCCCGCCTACATGGCGCCCGAGCAGATCTCCGGGGCGCGGGTCGGGCCGCCCGCCGACGTGTTCGCGTGGGGCGCCACGATGGCGTACGCGGCGAGCGGGCGGCCGGCGTTCGGGCAGGACTCCATCCCCGCGGTGATGCACCGCATCCTGAACCTGCCGCCCGAGCTCGGCGACCTTCCCGAGCCGCTGCGCGGCATCGTGGCGAACTGCCTCAGCAAGGACCCGGCGCTGCGTCCCGCCTCCCAGATGGTCCTGGCGCACCTGCTGGCGCTGGCGGGCAGCCTCCCCCAGCCGGGCGCCCAGCAGAACGACGCCCTGATGCTCACCCAGGGCGCCCAGACGGCGGCCACCGAGTCCGCACGGCTGCGGACGCAGACACCGCAGCCCTTCCAGGCCGGCCCTCCGGTGCCGCAGACGCCGCCGTACACGCCCCCGCACACCTCACCGCACACGCCTCCGCACGCGCCGCCGCCCATGCCCGGCGCGGGGTGGCCCTCACCGGCCCCGCCGCCCAACGGCGACACACCCGCGACGTGGCCGTCCGTCTCCGCTCCGGGGGTCGACTTCACCAAGCCGTCCGGAGGCGGAAAGGGGCCCCGCATCGGCGTTCTCGCCAGCGTGGGGGGCGCCGCGCTGGCCGTGCTGGTTCTCGCCTCCGGCGTGGCCTGGGTCCAGCTCCGCGGGGACGGCGACCATGGCTCGACGGCCACGCGCGGACGGGTCGGCGGGACGCTGCCCATCGCGATGTCGACGCCGACCGCCACCGACGGCGGCTTCGACCCCTCCCGCGCCCTCGGCGGCACCGAGCGGTTCCTCAGCAAGCAGCTGTTCACCGGCCTCACCGAGGTCGGCGCCGACGGCACCGCCCGCCCCCGGCTCGCGACGGCGATCACGCCGGACGCCGAATGCCGCACGTGGACCATCTCGCTCAAGTACGGGACGACCTTCACCAACGGCGAGGCCGTCGACGCGCACGCGTTCGCCCGCGGCTGGGCGCGCAGCGCGGCGGACAAGACCGGCCCCGCGTCCTACCTGATGACCGACATCGAGGGGTACTCCTCGGTGTCGGGAAGCGGGACCGGGCTGCTGTCCGGGGTCACGGTGGTCTCGGGCACCGCGCTCGAAGTCGAGCTCACCTCCCCCAACTGCGACTTCGCGGCCCGGCTGTCCGAACCGGCGTTCATGCCCGTCCCGGAGGAGGCGGGCAAGGTCGACAACGCGGCGTTCAACACCCGTCCCATCGGCAACGGCCCGTTCAAGCTGCAGGACTACCGCAAGGGTGCGTCGGTCTCGCTCGTCCGCAACGACCGCTGGGCGTTCGGCAAGACCAGGCTGGACGGCGTCACCGTGACGCTGACCGACGATTCCGCCAAGGGGCGCGCCGCCTACACGGCCGGGCAGACCGACTGGTACGCGGTGGGCACCGAGAATCTGGCCTCGACTCCGAGGACGGGCCTGGTCTCCCATCCCGCGCCGTTCACCCGGATGCTCGTCCCGATCACCGCCCGGGGCCCGATGAAGTCGAAGGAGGCCCGGCAGGCCGTCTCCTACGCCCTCGACCGGAGCAAGCTCAGCCTGGCTCTCGGCGGGTTCCACGAGCCCGCACACGGCATCGTCCCGGTTCCGGTTCCCGGGTTCGGCGGGCGCGGTGTCTGCCCGTCCTGCGACGCGACGGACCCCGAGAAGGCCAAGATGCTGGCCACGCAGGCCGGGTTGGGGACGGACACGCCCGTCCGGCTGTACTACCGCCAGTCGCCCGTCGACCAGAGCCTCGCCACGGTCGTCAGTTCGCAGCTGAAGTCGGCGCTGGGCCTGGAGGTCGAGATGAAGTCCTACCCCGTCTCCGAGTTCACGAAGTACCGCGACGACGTCATGTCCAAGGACTCGTCCGGGCTGGCCTTCCTCCCCTACGGTCCGGACTACCCGGGCGCCTACACGATGCTGTGGCCCCTGCTGGGCGGCGGCGAGGCGAGCGACACGGGCTTCTACAACCTGGGCAAGTGGAGGAACGACACCTTCGACCAAACGGTCTCCAGGGCGCTCAGGACGACGGCGCCGGACGACCGGACCGGCCTGTTCAGGCAGGCGGAGAAGGTGGCGCTGGACGACATGG